In Sulfuriferula plumbiphila, the genomic window TCTATTACTTTTTTTACTTTTCCTATTACTTTCTTTACCATTTCCAAATCTCCCTATCTTAAAAAATCCGGTTCAGTGTCATAACCAGTGTCAACTTGCTTCAATGGCAACGCGCGAGGCGCGATGTCTCTTACCTACTTCTACCCAACTTTTCTGGAAAAAATTACTCAATGGCTGCTTAGTACTTAATACCTGTTTAATGCTGGCATGCAGGCTCCTCGTTCCTGCTGCGCTAATTGACGGAAACGTATTACCTCCCAATCAATTGGAGTCGACATGACAACCGCAGCTCCCGTCAAGTCCAGGGCTTTGCGTTGACGCCACAGATTGGCGACATTAATCTGGTGGCGCATCTCTTCCCGGTCGTCTTGTTATGTTCTTGCGCCGATGGCGACATGGAAAATACCTGCACCAATGAACAGAATCATGCTTGCAGCCATGAACACATAGGCAATAACATTCCACCGCCTGACACTGGGTTCCGATGCTGTGCCTCGTGCCTGACACCACGAAGCAAGCACAGCGCAAACCCCGCCAAGAACCGCGAGGATAACTATCGTTGTACGGCTGAATAACCAATCCATCATAGCGACTCAATATCACACTCTTTGCTTAACTACCCGGGCCAGTCTTGTCCGCGCGTCTTGAATAGGCTTCAACGAAATCAGTTGCTGCCTTACTTCCGCCCGCAAACGATTTCATCGCTTCCTCGTGCAGCAGGGACAAGGCTTCCGTCTTCACTTCATTCGCACGCTTACTGTCAAACACGAAAGCCAACCGTCTCGGCCGGGGCAAGTCGACTTCAATCGTAGCCCGGACCTGTCCGGGAATATTGGTCATGATCAGCAAGCGGTCAGCCAGGAAGATCGCCTCATCAATATCCGTCGTAACAAAGAAATTGGTTCTCCGCGACTCCTCGTAGAGTCCTGCGTAATATTCCCACATCAACTCCTTGGACATACAATCCAGGCCACGAAATGGTTCATCAAGAATCATGACTTCGGGGTCATTGATCATTGCACGGGCTAGTTCAGCACGGCGCTGCATGCCGCCAGAGAGCTGCGGCGGATATTTATTCCGGAACGCTGTTAAACCCACCTTTTCAAGCAGAAATTTGGCCAGGTCACGGGCTTGTTGCGTATCCTCGCCGCGCGCTCTGGGTCCATACATTATGTTGTCATAGGTTGTCATCCACGGAAACAAGGCAGATTCCTGGAACACAACCAGGCGATCTCGATCAGGGCCGGTTATTGGCTTTCCATTTATTTTAATACTGCCGGTCGTAGGCTTTTCAAACCCGGCCAGAAGTCGTATCAACGTACTTTTACCGCAGCCCGATGGGCCAATCATCACGGTAAGTTTGTTGCGCTCGATGGTAAATGAGCAGTCCTTGACTACTTCCTTCGTAAACAGCCCAGCACCATATGACTTGCTGACATTGCTTACCGTGATTTCACCGGCACTGACCTGCGGCCTCAGGCTAGCCGATGAATCAGACAGATCATGGGAGATATTTGTCATATTCATATCCTTTATCGTTTCTTCAACCAGGGTGTGACGAAGCCGCCGAGCGCACGCAAGGTCGCGCTACAAAGATAACCAGCAACGCCGATGCTGATCATGCCCACAACAATCTGTGCGTAGGAACCGCCCACATAGGAGTTCCAGATAAAAAAGCCGAGCCCACCGCCTGATCCGCCCGCCTGGCTGCCGCCACCCGAAATCATTTCCGCTGCGACCACCACCTCCCAGGTAATCCCCATGCCTACTGCAGCTCCGACGACAATCGAAGGTAGTGTTGCGGGAAAAACGACACGGCGGAAAATATCCCACTGCGAGGCTCCCATTGCTTGAGCCGATTGAAAATACCGGATGTCGATCGATTTTGCGCCACCCAGCACATTGATCACGACAGTAAAAAACGCACCGAGAAAGGTAACAAAGGTGATGGACAATTCCTGCGTCGGCCAAAAGATGATCGATGCGGGGACCCAAGCCAGCGGCGGGATCGGACGCAATAGCTCAAAGGACGGGAAGGCCAGACTTCTAAACGTTTTGCTTACTGCCATGAGCAGGCCGAAGGGAATACCAATCAACATGGCAACAAGGAATCCCGTCAAAACCCGGATCAGGCTCATATACCAGCTTTGCCAATATCCCGAATCGCCAACCAGTCCGATCCATGCTTTGAGTACAGCGGTTGGAGCGGGCACCTGACCAATCCATGGCAGAGCAAAGCCTAGCCACTGCTTGGACTGCGAGCCCGCTTCCCATAGCACCAGAAACGCGACAATGCCGACAATTCCGCGCAGGGTAGAGCGGCTAAATAGTGTTTTTTTAAATCTGTTGAGGTTCATGTTCGCCTACCCTTCTTTTTCGCCTGCTGCAAAAGACTTCTTGGCTTCTTCATGCACGAGCTCTATGACTTCATCCATCAGTTCGCGATACCGTGCGCTGGTCAGTACGCTGTAATCGCGTGGATGAGGGATGTCGATGTCAAGAATCTTCTTTGGCTTGCAAGGCCGCGAAGACATGATGACTACTCGGTGGCCGAGAAAAATCGCTTCTTCCAAATCGTGGGTGATAAAGAAAATGGTGACCTTGTTCTTGTAGTAAATTTCCAGCAATGCCTCATGCATTACCGACTTGGTAAGCGAGTCGAGTGCGCGGTAAGGCTCATCGAACAACAGCACCTTGGGGTCGTTCATCAATGCCCGGACAATTTCCACCCGGCGGCGCAAACCGGAGGAAACTTCGCCCGGATAATTGTTTTCGGTGCCACCCAGTCCGGCATCAGCCATCATGTTGCGGGCTTTTTCATAGATTTCTTTTTTGCTCATCTTGCCTTGCATCAGAGGGCCGAAAGCAATGTTTTCCAGGTTGGTTTTCCACGGGAACAGTGCGCCGTTCTGAAACACCACAATGCGGTCTGAGCCCGGCTCTGCCATGGGTTTATCCGGGCCACACAAGAGCTTGTCATCGAGGTAAATCTTGCCGGATGTAATACTGTGAAACCCGGCAATCGCATTCAACAAAGTGGTTTTCCCGCAACCGGATGGCCCTACAATCATGCAGATTTCTCCTGCCGAGATATCCAGCGAACAATGATCCACCGCCATCACTGCGGCGCCTTCCGGGTCATAGATTTTGACGACATCCTCGATCCGGATTGCGCCCTGCGATATGGCTTTTTCCGACTTTGCGCTTGTTTCCAGTACATAGCTCATCAACGGCCTCCCAAGGCAAGTTCACGTACCCGCCACTGCATCATGTAATCACCGATCATGCGCACCAGGGCGCTGGTGGAATAGCCAACCGCGCCAAGGGTGATCATGCCGATCACGATCGTCGGATAGCGAACCATCGTATAGG contains:
- a CDS encoding ABC transporter ATP-binding protein, giving the protein MTNISHDLSDSSASLRPQVSAGEITVSNVSKSYGAGLFTKEVVKDCSFTIERNKLTVMIGPSGCGKSTLIRLLAGFEKPTTGSIKINGKPITGPDRDRLVVFQESALFPWMTTYDNIMYGPRARGEDTQQARDLAKFLLEKVGLTAFRNKYPPQLSGGMQRRAELARAMINDPEVMILDEPFRGLDCMSKELMWEYYAGLYEESRRTNFFVTTDIDEAIFLADRLLIMTNIPGQVRATIEVDLPRPRRLAFVFDSKRANEVKTEALSLLHEEAMKSFAGGSKAATDFVEAYSRRADKTGPGS
- a CDS encoding ABC transporter permease, whose amino-acid sequence is MNLNRFKKTLFSRSTLRGIVGIVAFLVLWEAGSQSKQWLGFALPWIGQVPAPTAVLKAWIGLVGDSGYWQSWYMSLIRVLTGFLVAMLIGIPFGLLMAVSKTFRSLAFPSFELLRPIPPLAWVPASIIFWPTQELSITFVTFLGAFFTVVINVLGGAKSIDIRYFQSAQAMGASQWDIFRRVVFPATLPSIVVGAAVGMGITWEVVVAAEMISGGGSQAGGSGGGLGFFIWNSYVGGSYAQIVVGMISIGVAGYLCSATLRALGGFVTPWLKKR
- a CDS encoding ABC transporter ATP-binding protein: MAVDHCSLDISAGEICMIVGPSGCGKTTLLNAIAGFHSITSGKIYLDDKLLCGPDKPMAEPGSDRIVVFQNGALFPWKTNLENIAFGPLMQGKMSKKEIYEKARNMMADAGLGGTENNYPGEVSSGLRRRVEIVRALMNDPKVLLFDEPYRALDSLTKSVMHEALLEIYYKNKVTIFFITHDLEEAIFLGHRVVIMSSRPCKPKKILDIDIPHPRDYSVLTSARYRELMDEVIELVHEEAKKSFAAGEKEG